In Dyella terrae, one DNA window encodes the following:
- a CDS encoding pyridoxal-phosphate dependent enzyme, translating into MTVHQSVLELIGQTPIVRAQRLDTGPCELFLKLESTNPGGSIKDRIGLSMIEAAEKAGKIKPGATLVEGTAGNTGLGLALVAQQKGYRLILVVPDKMSREKIFNLKAMGAEVVLTRSDVAKGHPEYYQDMAERIARETPGAYFINQFGNPDNPAAHIATTGPEILEQMDGKVDAIVVGCGSSGTMTGLSKYFAEHSPNTAIVLADPVGSILAQYINEGVLSTKSGSWMVEGIGEDFLPSISDFSRVKKAYAISDKESFLAARELLSKEGILGGSSTGTLLSAALKYCREQTAPQRVVTLVCDTGNKYLSKMYNDYWMLDNGFIEREQHGDLRDLLLRPFAQRDTVVIGPNELLMTAYTRMKLYDVSQLPVMDGNKLMGILDESDVLMHVHADEARFRDPVSTAMISNLQMLDVRSPIESLLPVFDRGHVAIVVDGEQFLGLITRIDLLNYLRRKVH; encoded by the coding sequence ATGACGGTCCACCAAAGCGTTCTCGAACTGATCGGCCAAACCCCTATCGTGCGTGCACAGCGCCTGGATACCGGGCCGTGCGAGTTGTTCCTCAAACTCGAAAGCACCAATCCGGGTGGATCGATCAAGGACCGCATCGGCCTGTCGATGATCGAAGCGGCAGAGAAGGCGGGCAAGATCAAGCCGGGCGCTACGCTGGTGGAAGGCACGGCGGGCAACACGGGCCTGGGCCTAGCGCTGGTCGCGCAGCAGAAGGGTTATCGCCTGATCCTGGTGGTGCCCGACAAGATGAGCCGCGAGAAGATCTTCAACCTCAAGGCCATGGGCGCCGAGGTGGTGCTGACGCGTTCGGACGTGGCGAAGGGGCATCCGGAGTACTACCAGGACATGGCCGAGCGCATCGCGCGCGAAACGCCCGGGGCGTATTTCATCAACCAGTTCGGCAATCCGGACAACCCGGCCGCGCATATCGCAACGACCGGGCCGGAAATCCTCGAACAGATGGACGGTAAGGTCGACGCCATCGTCGTCGGCTGCGGCTCGTCGGGCACCATGACGGGACTGTCGAAGTACTTCGCCGAGCATTCGCCGAATACGGCGATCGTGCTGGCCGACCCGGTCGGTTCGATCCTCGCCCAGTACATCAACGAAGGCGTGCTATCGACCAAGTCGGGCAGCTGGATGGTGGAAGGCATTGGCGAGGACTTCCTGCCGTCGATCAGTGACTTCTCACGCGTGAAGAAGGCCTACGCCATCTCCGACAAGGAAAGCTTCCTGGCCGCGCGCGAGCTGCTCTCCAAGGAGGGCATCCTGGGTGGTTCGTCCACTGGCACGCTGCTCTCGGCGGCCCTGAAGTACTGCCGCGAACAGACGGCGCCCCAGCGCGTGGTCACGCTGGTGTGCGACACCGGCAACAAGTACCTCTCCAAGATGTACAACGACTACTGGATGCTCGACAACGGCTTCATCGAGCGCGAGCAGCACGGCGATCTGCGTGACCTGCTGCTGCGCCCGTTTGCGCAGCGTGACACCGTTGTCATCGGTCCCAACGAGCTGCTGATGACGGCCTACACGCGCATGAAGCTGTACGACGTCTCGCAGTTGCCGGTGATGGACGGCAACAAGCTGATGGGCATCCTGGACGAGTCGGACGTGCTGATGCACGTGCACGCTGACGAGGCCCGTTTCCGCGATCCGGTGTCCACGGCCATGATCAGCAACCTGCAGATGCTCGACGTGCGTTCGCCGATCGAATCGCTGCTGCCAGTGTTCGACCGCGGCCACGTGGCCATCGTCGTGGACGGCGAACAGTTTCTGGGCCTGATTACCCGCATCGACCTGCTGAATTATCTACGCCGTAAGGTGCACTAG
- a CDS encoding DUF4398 domain-containing protein translates to MVHIFFPSNGRSQGARKAVSTLVLALVLGSLGGCASVPPPDTAMNQAQTQLQAARDAGAADYAPVDLGFAQNKFQQAQSAMASRDYDVAASLAEEAQADAELARAKARLGAARAQIQAKTDANNQLREQIEETLNQQEQQAQQAAQQAQDQQNGLPPQQQTLDMPAPSSSALQPLPQGQGFETLPQPQQQPQQHDQGGNP, encoded by the coding sequence ATGGTGCACATCTTTTTCCCGTCAAACGGGCGTTCACAAGGCGCCCGCAAGGCGGTTTCCACCCTGGTACTGGCCCTGGTCCTGGGCTCGCTTGGCGGTTGCGCCAGCGTGCCCCCGCCCGATACGGCCATGAATCAGGCCCAGACCCAGCTCCAGGCCGCCCGTGATGCGGGTGCCGCCGACTACGCGCCGGTGGACCTGGGTTTTGCCCAGAACAAGTTCCAGCAGGCCCAGTCGGCCATGGCCAGCCGTGACTACGACGTGGCCGCCAGCCTCGCCGAAGAAGCCCAGGCGGACGCCGAACTGGCGCGCGCCAAGGCCCGCCTGGGTGCCGCCCGCGCCCAGATCCAGGCCAAGACCGACGCCAACAACCAGCTGCGCGAGCAGATCGAGGAAACCCTGAACCAGCAGGAGCAGCAGGCCCAGCAAGCCGCCCAGCAGGCCCAGGACCAGCAGAATGGCCTGCCGCCGCAGCAGCAGACGCTGGACATGCCGGCGCCGTCGTCCTCGGCCCTCCAGCCCCTGCCGCAAGGCCAGGGCTTCGAGACCCTGCCGCAGCCCCAGCAACAGCCGCAACAGCATGACCAGGGGGGCAACCCATGA
- the glmS gene encoding glutamine--fructose-6-phosphate transaminase (isomerizing): MCGIVAATAQRDVAPLLIAGLKALEYRGYDSAGLAVLAQGQIRRVREKGKVREMEALYLADPFPGGTGIAHTRWATHGVPNKVNAHPHVAGSIALVHNGIIENYAELRAELQSRGHEFTSETDTEVMAALISERLEGRSLLDAVSSVVHELEGAYAIAVVSQDEPGRVVGARRGAPLLVGVGIGENFLGSDAQALIQVTNRIIYLEEHDVVEITRDSVRIFDRAGAPVERAVHESELSADAVERGEYRHYMQKEIFEQPRAVADTLEARIGPHGVLPNIFGVGGDDLLAKVKGIHIIACGTSYHAGLVAKYWIEDYARLPVNVEVASEYRYREAVVPQDTLFVAISQSGETADTLAAMRESRRRGYLGTLAICNVPESSVVREADLKLMTRAGPEIGVASTKAFTTQLAALGLLTLQLARQRGLDDNRYADLTAQLQNMPSMIAKALEVEPKVIELSEHLIHRQHALFLGRGAQYPVAMEGALKLKEISYIHAEAYAAGELKHGPLALVDEDMPVIAVAPNGPLLDKLKSNLQEVRARGGELLVFADGAASMDGNEARGVTLRIEGGGDFIAPAVFTIPLQLLAYHVAVLRGTDVDQPRNLAKSVTVE; this comes from the coding sequence ATGTGTGGAATTGTTGCCGCTACCGCCCAGCGCGACGTCGCCCCCCTGTTGATCGCCGGCCTGAAGGCGCTCGAATACCGCGGTTATGACTCGGCCGGACTGGCCGTCCTGGCCCAGGGTCAGATCCGTCGCGTGCGTGAAAAGGGCAAGGTGCGCGAGATGGAGGCGTTGTACCTGGCCGATCCGTTCCCGGGTGGGACGGGTATCGCACACACGCGCTGGGCGACACATGGCGTGCCCAACAAGGTCAACGCACACCCGCACGTGGCTGGGAGCATCGCGCTGGTCCACAACGGCATCATCGAAAATTATGCGGAACTGCGCGCCGAGCTCCAGTCGCGGGGTCACGAGTTCACGTCCGAGACGGATACTGAGGTCATGGCGGCGCTGATCAGCGAGCGCCTTGAAGGGCGTTCTCTCCTCGATGCGGTGTCGTCGGTCGTGCACGAACTTGAAGGCGCTTACGCCATCGCCGTCGTCAGCCAGGACGAACCCGGTCGCGTGGTCGGTGCGCGGCGCGGTGCACCTCTGCTGGTGGGCGTCGGAATTGGGGAGAATTTCCTTGGTTCCGATGCGCAGGCGTTGATCCAGGTCACCAACCGCATCATCTATCTCGAAGAGCACGATGTCGTCGAGATCACGCGCGACAGCGTCCGCATATTCGATCGCGCCGGCGCCCCGGTCGAGCGCGCGGTGCATGAGAGCGAGCTCTCGGCCGACGCCGTCGAGCGCGGCGAATACCGCCATTACATGCAGAAGGAAATCTTCGAGCAGCCTCGCGCCGTGGCGGATACGCTCGAAGCGCGCATTGGCCCGCATGGCGTGCTGCCGAACATTTTTGGCGTCGGCGGCGACGACCTGCTGGCGAAAGTGAAGGGCATCCACATCATCGCTTGCGGCACGAGTTATCACGCCGGCCTGGTGGCGAAGTACTGGATCGAGGATTACGCGCGCCTGCCGGTTAACGTCGAAGTGGCGAGCGAGTACCGCTATCGCGAAGCCGTGGTGCCGCAGGACACCTTGTTCGTGGCGATTTCCCAGTCGGGCGAGACCGCCGACACGCTGGCCGCCATGCGCGAATCGCGTCGTCGCGGCTACCTGGGCACGCTGGCGATCTGCAACGTGCCGGAGTCTTCGGTGGTGCGCGAGGCGGACCTCAAGCTGATGACGCGCGCGGGTCCGGAGATCGGCGTTGCATCGACGAAGGCCTTCACCACGCAGCTTGCCGCGCTGGGCCTGCTGACGCTACAGCTGGCACGCCAGCGCGGCCTGGACGACAACCGTTACGCCGATCTCACGGCGCAACTGCAGAACATGCCGTCGATGATTGCCAAAGCGCTCGAGGTGGAGCCCAAGGTCATCGAGCTGTCCGAGCATCTGATCCACCGCCAGCATGCGCTGTTCCTCGGCCGCGGCGCGCAGTATCCCGTGGCCATGGAAGGTGCGCTCAAGCTCAAGGAAATCTCCTACATCCACGCCGAAGCGTATGCCGCCGGTGAGCTCAAGCACGGCCCGCTGGCGCTGGTGGACGAGGACATGCCTGTCATTGCGGTGGCGCCCAATGGTCCGCTGCTGGACAAGCTCAAGTCCAATCTGCAGGAAGTGCGCGCACGTGGCGGCGAACTGCTGGTGTTCGCCGATGGTGCGGCGAGCATGGACGGCAACGAAGCCCGCGGCGTGACGCTGCGCATTGAGGGTGGCGGCGATTTCATCGCGCCGGCGGTGTTCACCATTCCGCTGCAGCTGCTGGCTTATCACGTGGCGGTGCTGCGCGGTACCGACGTGGATCAGCCGCGCAATCTGGCGAAGTCGGTGACGGTGGAGTAA
- the maiA gene encoding maleylacetoacetate isomerase, which translates to MTADLVLYGYWRSSAAYRVRIALNLKGLAYESRAVHLVKDGGEQHSDRYRALNPQELVPCLIHGDQVLTQSMAIMEYLDDAFPASPLLPNDAGGRARVRALAQLVACDIHPIGNLRVLQYLGSHFNADDAVKGEWSRHWIGEGFKALETMLASSAQTGRFCHGDTPSLADACLVPQYYNATRWKLPMDAFPTIQRVVDACNALDAFAQASPEAQPDAPPSH; encoded by the coding sequence ATGACGGCTGATCTGGTTCTGTACGGCTACTGGCGCTCCAGCGCGGCCTATCGCGTGCGCATCGCCTTGAATCTCAAGGGGCTTGCGTACGAATCGCGCGCCGTGCACCTGGTGAAGGATGGTGGCGAACAGCATTCCGATCGCTACCGCGCGCTCAATCCGCAGGAACTGGTGCCGTGCCTGATCCACGGCGACCAGGTGCTGACCCAGTCCATGGCGATCATGGAATACCTGGACGACGCCTTTCCTGCCTCGCCGCTGTTGCCGAACGATGCGGGCGGCCGTGCGCGCGTGAGGGCGCTGGCGCAACTGGTTGCCTGCGATATCCATCCGATCGGCAACCTGCGCGTGCTGCAGTACCTGGGCAGCCATTTCAACGCCGATGACGCGGTGAAGGGTGAATGGTCGCGCCACTGGATCGGCGAAGGCTTCAAGGCGCTGGAAACCATGCTGGCCAGCAGTGCGCAAACCGGTCGCTTCTGCCACGGCGACACGCCCTCGCTGGCCGACGCCTGCCTGGTGCCGCAGTACTACAACGCCACGCGCTGGAAGCTGCCGATGGATGCGTTTCCGACAATCCAGCGGGTTGTCGATGCCTGCAACGCGTTGGATGCGTTTGCGCAGGCCTCGCCGGAAGCGCAGCCTGACGCGCCGCCGTCTCACTGA
- a CDS encoding YdcH family protein, whose protein sequence is MFENQQRDDVEALMKADAEFRRLYQHHKELDSKVHDAEIGVLPIDDMTLSGMKKEKLHAKQRLQRMWDDRSHLIN, encoded by the coding sequence ATGTTCGAAAACCAGCAGCGTGATGATGTCGAAGCTTTGATGAAGGCCGACGCGGAGTTTCGTCGGCTTTACCAACATCACAAGGAACTCGACAGCAAGGTGCACGACGCAGAAATTGGCGTCCTACCGATCGATGACATGACGTTATCGGGCATGAAGAAAGAAAAGCTTCACGCCAAGCAACGACTACAACGCATGTGGGACGACCGAAGTCACCTCATCAACTGA
- a CDS encoding 2OG-Fe(II) oxygenase: MLLAGSLWPLPCDCYLLRFPAGTTVPPHVDRVERGRHFRLNIILRPAKRGGEFVCERPIFISRRIKLFRPDRETHSVTRIEEGTRWVLSFGWVRGAKGAVKPAA, encoded by the coding sequence ATGCTGCTCGCCGGCAGCCTGTGGCCGTTGCCGTGTGACTGCTATCTGCTGCGGTTTCCGGCGGGAACCACCGTGCCGCCGCATGTGGACCGCGTGGAGCGCGGGCGACATTTCCGGCTCAATATCATTCTGCGACCGGCGAAGCGCGGCGGTGAATTCGTCTGTGAGCGTCCGATTTTCATCAGCCGCCGCATCAAGCTGTTTCGTCCGGACCGTGAAACGCACAGTGTCACGCGCATCGAAGAAGGCACGCGCTGGGTGCTGAGTTTCGGGTGGGTCAGGGGCGCGAAAGGCGCGGTGAAGCCGGCCGCGTGA
- the tkt gene encoding transketolase, whose amino-acid sequence MTTRRELANAVRALAMDAVEAANSGHPGMPMGMADIAEVLWNDFLAFNPGNPKWFNRDRFVLSNGHGSMLQYALLHLTGFDLPMDQLKRFRQLHSHTAGHPEASETPGVETTTGPLGQGVANAVGFALAEKVLAAHFNRPGHEIVDHHTYVFLGDGCLMEGISHEAASLAGTWKLGKLVAVYDDNGISIDGEVHGWFTDDTAKRFEAYGWNVIPHVDGHDPEAVKKAIAAAVAQGDKPTLICARTIIGFGAPNKQGKEESHGAALGKSEIAATRDALDWRHDPFVIPQEIYAAWDHRTKGEVAEQAWNAKFDAYAAAHPELAAEFKRRVAGDLPADWAEKSQAFVDKLQAEGPEVASRKASQMTLDAFGPLLPELIGGSADLAGSNLTKWKGSLDAGTGNSSDGKGNYLYYGVREFGMSAIANGIALHGGFIPYDATFLVFSDYARNAVRMSALIPAHAIHVYTHDSIGLGEDGPTHQPVEHLASLRYIPNNQVWRPCDAVESAVSWKVAIERKGNPACLVFSRQNLKHQQRTAQQVADIQRGAYVLSDPQDTKFKAILIATGSEVELAMEAARTLAQQDIPVRVVSMPCTEVFDAQPLEYREGILPGWCRARVAVEAATSDFWRKYVGLDGEVIGMTTFGASAPASKLFDYFGFTVSHVVDAVKRTVG is encoded by the coding sequence ATGACCACCCGTCGCGAACTCGCGAACGCCGTCCGCGCCCTCGCCATGGACGCCGTCGAGGCAGCCAATTCCGGCCACCCCGGCATGCCCATGGGCATGGCCGACATCGCCGAAGTGCTGTGGAACGACTTCCTTGCCTTCAACCCGGGCAACCCGAAGTGGTTCAACCGTGATCGTTTCGTGCTGTCGAACGGCCACGGCTCGATGCTGCAGTACGCACTGCTGCACCTGACCGGCTTCGACCTGCCGATGGATCAGCTCAAGCGCTTCCGTCAGCTGCACTCGCACACGGCCGGTCATCCGGAAGCCAGCGAAACCCCCGGCGTCGAGACGACCACCGGTCCGCTGGGCCAGGGCGTGGCCAATGCCGTCGGTTTCGCGCTCGCCGAGAAGGTGCTGGCAGCGCACTTCAACCGCCCGGGCCACGAGATCGTCGATCACCACACCTACGTGTTCCTTGGCGACGGCTGCCTGATGGAGGGCATCTCGCACGAAGCCGCCTCGCTGGCCGGCACGTGGAAGCTGGGCAAGCTCGTTGCCGTGTATGACGACAACGGCATTTCGATCGATGGCGAAGTGCACGGCTGGTTCACCGACGACACCGCCAAGCGTTTCGAGGCCTATGGCTGGAACGTCATCCCGCACGTCGACGGCCATGACCCGGAGGCCGTGAAGAAGGCGATTGCCGCTGCGGTGGCGCAGGGCGATAAGCCCACGCTGATCTGCGCGCGCACCATCATCGGTTTCGGCGCGCCGAACAAGCAGGGCAAGGAAGAGAGCCACGGTGCCGCGCTGGGCAAGTCGGAAATCGCCGCCACGCGCGATGCGCTGGACTGGCGCCACGACCCGTTCGTGATTCCGCAGGAGATCTACGCCGCGTGGGATCACCGCACCAAGGGCGAAGTGGCCGAGCAGGCGTGGAACGCGAAGTTCGACGCTTACGCCGCCGCGCATCCGGAACTGGCGGCTGAGTTCAAGCGTCGCGTCGCAGGCGACCTGCCGGCCGACTGGGCCGAGAAGTCGCAGGCCTTTGTCGACAAGCTGCAGGCAGAAGGCCCGGAAGTCGCCAGCCGCAAGGCCTCGCAGATGACGCTCGATGCCTTCGGCCCGCTGCTGCCGGAACTGATCGGTGGCTCGGCGGATCTGGCCGGCTCCAACCTCACCAAGTGGAAGGGCAGCCTGGACGCTGGCACGGGCAACAGCTCGGACGGCAAGGGCAATTACCTTTACTACGGTGTGCGCGAGTTCGGCATGAGCGCCATAGCCAATGGCATCGCGCTGCATGGCGGGTTCATTCCGTACGACGCGACGTTCCTGGTGTTCTCTGATTACGCGCGCAACGCCGTGCGCATGAGCGCGCTGATCCCGGCGCACGCCATCCACGTCTACACGCATGACTCCATCGGTCTGGGCGAAGACGGCCCGACGCATCAGCCGGTCGAGCATCTGGCCAGCCTGCGCTACATCCCGAACAACCAGGTGTGGCGTCCCTGCGATGCCGTGGAATCGGCCGTGTCCTGGAAGGTGGCGATCGAGCGCAAGGGCAACCCGGCGTGCCTGGTGTTCTCGCGTCAGAACCTCAAGCACCAGCAGCGCACTGCCCAGCAGGTCGCTGACATCCAGCGCGGCGCGTACGTGCTGTCCGACCCGCAGGACACCAAGTTCAAGGCCATCCTGATCGCCACCGGCTCGGAAGTGGAGCTGGCGATGGAAGCGGCCCGCACGCTGGCGCAGCAGGACATCCCGGTGCGCGTGGTGTCGATGCCGTGCACGGAAGTGTTCGACGCACAGCCGCTGGAATACCGCGAAGGCATCCTGCCGGGCTGGTGTCGTGCGCGCGTGGCGGTGGAAGCGGCGACGTCCGACTTCTGGCGCAAGTACGTCGGCCTGGACGGCGAAGTGATCGGCATGACCACGTTCGGTGCCTCGGCGCCGGCGTCGAAGCTATTCGACTACTTCGGTTTCACCGTGTCGCATGTGGTGGATGCGGTGAAGCGCACGGTCGGCTGA
- a CDS encoding HAD hydrolase-like protein: protein MLCLFDLDGTLIDSEEGIVACVRHAFDRLGVAAPAELRHWIGPPLRHSFAPFLDHDHERVEAAVEYYHERFHTLGWREHSVYPDIEETIIRLKAAGHELAVVTSKPERHARPIVENLPFGKAFSRLYGPDPLSPHSEKATMIAAAIADFGAAREYTAMIGDRHFDIDGAVANGIRGVGVLWGFGDRAELEKAGAHALAKQPLDLVGMLAA, encoded by the coding sequence ATGCTCTGTCTGTTTGACCTCGATGGCACCCTGATCGACTCCGAAGAAGGCATCGTCGCCTGCGTGCGACATGCCTTCGACCGCCTCGGCGTGGCCGCGCCCGCCGAGCTGCGTCACTGGATCGGCCCACCGCTGCGCCACAGCTTCGCGCCCTTCCTCGACCACGACCACGAACGCGTGGAAGCGGCCGTGGAGTACTACCACGAGCGTTTCCACACCCTGGGCTGGCGCGAACACAGCGTCTATCCGGATATCGAGGAGACGATCATCCGGCTGAAGGCCGCCGGCCACGAGCTCGCCGTCGTCACCAGCAAGCCGGAACGCCACGCGCGGCCCATCGTGGAGAACCTCCCGTTCGGCAAGGCCTTCAGTCGCCTGTACGGGCCAGATCCGCTGAGCCCGCACAGCGAAAAGGCTACGATGATTGCAGCGGCCATCGCGGATTTCGGCGCGGCGCGCGAATACACGGCGATGATCGGTGATCGTCACTTCGACATCGATGGCGCCGTCGCCAATGGCATTCGCGGCGTCGGCGTGTTGTGGGGATTCGGTGATCGCGCCGAGCTGGAGAAGGCGGGCGCGCATGCGCTGGCCAAGCAGCCACTGGACCTGGTCGGCATGCTGGCCGCCTGA
- a CDS encoding PilT/PilU family type 4a pilus ATPase has protein sequence MDIGYFLKLMVDKGASDMFLTTGAPVNIKVEGKLYPLGNTGLPGGMVKKIAYSLMDEGQVPQFERDLELNMALAVKEAGRFRINVFKQRGEVGMVIRAIKSEIPSIDQLQLPGIFRELIMEPRGLILVVGATGSGKSTTLAAMIDHRNNHSSGHILTIEDPIEYLHRHKKSIVNQREVGLDTHSYHEALKNAMREAPDVIMIGEIRDTDTMEAAIAFSETGHLCLATLHSNNADQTLERILNFFPESAHKNVLMNLALNLRAVISQRLVIGKDGRRLPATEVLLNTPFIRDMIRRGQIHEVKEAMDRSLQEGMQTFDQSLYRLYKEGRIELEEALSKADSRDGLALKVRLSEGGGSESSELVGSDPYGLGF, from the coding sequence GTGGACATTGGTTACTTCCTCAAGCTCATGGTGGACAAGGGCGCGTCGGATATGTTCCTGACGACCGGTGCCCCCGTGAACATCAAGGTCGAGGGCAAGCTGTACCCGCTGGGCAATACCGGCCTGCCGGGCGGTATGGTCAAGAAAATCGCCTACTCCCTGATGGACGAGGGCCAGGTGCCGCAGTTCGAACGCGACCTGGAACTCAACATGGCCCTGGCCGTGAAGGAAGCCGGCCGCTTCCGCATCAACGTGTTCAAGCAGCGCGGCGAAGTGGGCATGGTGATCCGCGCGATCAAGAGCGAGATCCCCAGCATCGACCAGCTGCAGCTGCCGGGCATCTTCCGCGAGCTGATCATGGAGCCGCGCGGCCTGATCCTGGTCGTCGGCGCCACCGGCTCGGGCAAGTCCACCACCCTGGCCGCGATGATCGACCATCGCAACAACCACTCTTCGGGCCACATCCTCACCATCGAGGACCCGATCGAGTACCTGCACCGCCACAAGAAATCCATCGTCAACCAGCGCGAAGTCGGCCTAGACACGCACAGCTATCACGAGGCGTTGAAGAACGCGATGCGTGAGGCGCCGGACGTGATCATGATCGGCGAAATCCGCGACACCGACACCATGGAAGCGGCTATCGCGTTCTCCGAAACCGGCCACCTCTGCCTGGCGACGCTGCACTCGAACAACGCCGACCAGACCCTGGAACGCATCCTCAACTTCTTCCCGGAATCGGCCCACAAGAACGTGCTGATGAACCTGGCCCTGAACCTGCGCGCGGTGATCAGCCAGCGCCTGGTGATCGGCAAGGACGGCCGCCGCCTGCCGGCAACGGAAGTGCTGCTCAACACCCCCTTCATCCGCGACATGATCCGCCGTGGCCAGATCCACGAAGTGAAGGAGGCCATGGACCGCAGCCTGCAGGAAGGCATGCAGACCTTCGACCAGTCGCTGTACCGCCTCTACAAGGAAGGTCGCATCGAGCTGGAAGAAGCGCTCAGCAAAGCCGACTCGCGCGACGGCCTGGCGCTCAAGGTGCGCCTGTCCGAAGGCGGCGGCTCGGAGAGCTCGGAGTTGGTGGGCAGCGATCCGTACGGGCTGGGTTTCTAA
- a CDS encoding phosphoglycerate kinase encodes MSVTRMSDLDLRGKRVLIREDLNVPIENGKITSTQRLDAALPTIKTARDAGARVMVISHLGRPKEGQFDEESSLAPVAKWLGDKLGTSVRLVRDYLDGVDVAEGEVVVLENCRMNVGEGKDDESLSKKYAALCDIFVMDAFGTAHRAQASTHGVIKFAPIAAAGPLLSAELDALGKALEHPAKPLLAIVAGSKVSTKLTLLENLIGKVDQLIVGGGIANTFIKAAGHGVGNSLYEPDLLDAAKKVMADARRRGADVPMPVDVVVAPEFSAHAPATVKPVDQVKDGEMILDIGPATAQMYAELIAKAGTVVWNGPVGVFEFDAFGKGTETLARAVAASKAFSIAGGGDTLAAVDKYGIDKDVSYISTGGGAFLEFLEGKELPAVAALKARAGK; translated from the coding sequence GTGTCCGTCACCCGCATGAGCGATCTTGATCTGCGCGGCAAGCGCGTGCTGATCCGCGAAGACCTGAACGTGCCGATCGAAAACGGCAAGATCACGTCCACGCAGCGCCTGGACGCGGCCCTGCCGACGATCAAGACCGCTCGCGACGCCGGTGCACGCGTGATGGTGATCTCCCACCTGGGTCGCCCGAAGGAAGGCCAGTTCGACGAAGAGTCCTCGCTGGCGCCGGTTGCCAAGTGGCTCGGCGACAAGCTTGGCACCTCGGTCCGTCTGGTGCGCGACTACCTCGACGGCGTCGACGTCGCCGAAGGCGAAGTGGTGGTGCTCGAAAATTGCCGCATGAACGTCGGCGAGGGCAAGGACGACGAGTCGCTGTCGAAGAAGTACGCCGCCCTGTGCGACATCTTCGTCATGGACGCCTTCGGCACCGCGCATCGCGCGCAGGCGTCCACGCATGGCGTCATCAAATTCGCCCCGATCGCCGCCGCCGGTCCGCTGCTGTCGGCCGAGCTGGACGCGCTGGGCAAGGCACTGGAGCATCCGGCCAAGCCGCTGCTCGCCATCGTCGCCGGCTCCAAGGTGTCGACCAAGCTCACCCTGCTCGAAAACCTCATCGGCAAGGTCGACCAGCTGATCGTCGGCGGCGGCATCGCCAACACCTTCATCAAGGCAGCCGGCCATGGCGTCGGCAATTCGCTGTACGAACCCGACCTCCTCGATGCCGCCAAGAAGGTGATGGCCGATGCGCGACGTCGCGGCGCCGACGTGCCGATGCCGGTCGACGTGGTGGTCGCGCCGGAGTTCTCCGCGCATGCGCCGGCGACGGTCAAGCCGGTGGATCAGGTCAAAGATGGCGAGATGATCCTCGACATCGGCCCGGCTACCGCGCAGATGTACGCCGAGCTGATCGCCAAGGCCGGCACGGTTGTGTGGAACGGCCCCGTCGGCGTGTTCGAATTCGACGCCTTCGGCAAGGGCACGGAGACCCTGGCGCGCGCCGTCGCGGCGTCCAAAGCGTTCTCCATTGCCGGCGGTGGCGACACCCTGGCCGCCGTCGACAAGTACGGCATCGACAAGGACGTGTCCTACATTTCCACCGGTGGCGGCGCTTTCCTCGAATTCCTCGAAGGCAAGGAGCTGCCGGCGGTTGCCGCCCTCAAAGCACGTGCAGGTAAGTAA